Sequence from the Prunus persica cultivar Lovell chromosome G5, Prunus_persica_NCBIv2, whole genome shotgun sequence genome:
CCATCCTTGTACAATGTTTCTCACAGATGCATTATCTGTagtatagtttttttttaatgtcttGGTCTTGCGTATACGTTATCCTCAGCTTTGCCTACAGATTCTATATTAATTATCGTTCTTGTTTGATAGATATTGAAGAATGCTACCGAAAATATAACATTGAtgtaaaacaaacaattaaaatgaaaattattgtattatgaattttgagaaatgtAGCGGTAATCGATTTTCATACTTTGCCAATTATAATCAAAATGTTATAATTGGCGCATTTTTATGTAAAAGAGAATCTATTGTCAACCCAGGAAAGACAGatagaaaaatcatcaaatgaGAGACCTAatctaaaagaaagaaagtcaTCAGTCTTTTATCcaatacaagaaaaataaaatgttctATATGTAATTTCACACTCAAAAGCTTGCATTTAACAGAAGCCAAATAACATCTATAGTCCCTGTAGTTTCTCTGATTTTCCACTTTAATTCCTGTAGTTTCAAATTTGGCAATTAAGGGTACGTAGTTAAAGTTGCCATCAACTCCGATCTGTAAACTCTATGAAATGGGTGGATGGAAAGATAACGTTCTCAGCACCTGCACATGCTTTCCATAAGACCCACCCTTTTCACATGCTAAGAGTGTATCCATCACATCATCTTTCCATCCTCCCATTTGACTGATTGAGTGGATTGAAGTTGATTGTAGTTTAAGTAAAATGCATGCACttaatttccaaaattgaGACTACATGGATTGAAGTTGATTACAAGTATATATGCCTTGAATTTCCAAAATTGAGATGACATGGACTGAAGTGGAAACTCGGGGAATCTCAGGGACCATAAAtgtcttttttccttaataGAACCTACCTCTGTTAGATTTGGATTAATAGGATCACCTAACAGAACCTACCTCTGTCGCAAAAGACAGGAGTTATGGGAAAAAGTTAGATTATGGTCTTCACTATGGGCATCGACTTCTGCAGACTTTAGAGATTTATCCTTATGGATTATTTGGTTAGGAAAGCAGCCATTCACTAGTTTTCcatggttttcttttgctagAAGTTTAGGGGTTTGTTTTGTATAGCTGCTATAGCTCTGTTTAGGTTTCTTTTTGTGGCCATCTTGGCCaccactttattttattgttatatGCTATATACTTTTGTTTCTAAAAAAAAGGAGTCTGAAATTTTAATCAAGACTCAGATGTTCCAGTAAAAAATTCCTACCAAGTTCTTGTTTGGTTTTCCTAGAACATAATGATCCACATTTTTGTGTAACTTTGGCTTGGTCGCTCTGTATCTTGTATCGCCTTTCGTAAGGTGTCATTGCTAAGAAGGAACGCTTAACAGAGACCAGCAGTTTCTTAACTAGTCTTTTTCGTTTgtctaggtttttttttttaaatactcaCAGGCAATTTCCTTACAACCTCAGTTAATTTGTTTCGAATGAAATTGATATCAATAGGATGCTCTTAGtttgtcactttcattttgtACAGAATGCTCACTTATTCTATTTTGTCAAGCACTATTCAAGAGCTTTAAGGCTTTTATGTCTTGAAGATTCTTATAGATAAGATGTCATGAATATTTAGGTAGAATAATAGTGGTGGCTTAAGTTATTTAGTATTTCTGATTGCTAATATTCTATCTTGGTTGATATAAAAAGTTTGATTGACTAATGAACAGATGTCACAGGCGTGAAGATACTAGGTTTCTTGGTATTTTGTTGCTTGATTTAATGCATGTGAGCAATCGTTGGCAAATGTTATGTTACATTGTATATTGACTAGGAAATGGTTACCTACAGGCAAACACTACAGATGAATTGCCAGAGCGGCTAATTGGTGCTGTCCGTGTTTCTCATATAGATCTCAAATCTGCCATAGTACCAAAGCTGGAACCGGATCCATCATGATGGAGAGACAATTAACCCTTACTGATTTCATACAAAATCATTGGTTCAGATATGCATGCCTCCGGGTTTCATTGCCATATCCCATTTCAGGAATGAAGGTCGTCTGTTTCAAGTGCAATTTTTGCATAAAATAGTGACAGGACTGTTGTGATAactaggtaaattgttttCTGTAACTCTTTTTTCGAAGtaaattcttttttctctttcgaGCCTCTCAAGACTGTTGCATACTTGAGGTGTTTCTGAGTGATCTTCATTGGTAAAGAAATGGCTATGTCCATTCCTGAAGGCCCTAGATTGGGGATTGCGGGATACCCATCTTAGTACGTATTCATGGGACATTTTACCAAATGGGAACCGCATAGGGCTGTTAGTTCGTTATAAAGTCCCTTTTGGAACTGTTTTGTGCTCAAGCATATAATGTATTAAGGCAGACTCTCTCGGCCCTTGTATGTTCCGAGGCACAAACCAGTTCTTGACATGGCTACTTATCCAGAGAGTTCTGGCTACAGGTTAGTTGCAGTAAATACTTATAGCACAGCAGCTGACCCTGGTCATTGAGTTTGAGGTACATTATCCGCAAAATTCAATAAGAGAACTCTATTCCCTCGCCAACAGGAGatgtttcatttgtttaatTCGTTTATTGTATTCTTCGGATTGCCAAAAAaacagttttctttttattagaGATGCCAATTGAGTTGTTCGAGTTGTACTGTTTCTGTTCGTTTAGAATATTACAATAGTATCACTTATCAATTCTCTTGAATTCTGTGGgtttctttaaaaagaaaaaagaaaaaaaaagcattagTATGACTTGCCGTTCGGGTTAGTTTTATAAACCTGATCTGTTTATTAATTGTCTTGTTTAGGTTGTTTCGTCGTAAATTATAAACCTTGATTAGAAGCCTCTTATTCCTAAATTAAGATCATTATTCTTGAGTTTACTTGATCTAAATACTGGCACATCTAATGGGAAGGGAACCATTTCTACTTGCAGGAATTTATGATAAGACcaaaagatgaaagaaaataacactACCAAACCGTAAAATCCGCTTGCCACAAATTGGGAGTTAGGTTACTTAAGTCGCAAGTTATAATTTATTCAGTAATGCTGATAACCATTTCTTTGCAATGCCAAGAATATTAATATCTTCAAGCACAAGGATCCTTTTGGTACTTTCTGGATGGGAAACTGGAGTGGAATTATGTAAAAATCATTatgttcatttttaatttttaattacagAAAAAGGTTTTACATACTAATTTTAAAGAGTAGGAATCTGGTGGAGGATGTTAAAAGTCTTTAATCCACCATGTTGCCTTTgtccaataattttttatttttttttattgtatgaTGAAAAGAAACTTCAATTAGATTTCTTGATTTCTTACCCATCAATTGGATTCCTTTATTTCTGCGTTATAGGCGTATTGAAGGACAAGACTTTGGTTCctcgaaaataaaaataaaaatacgagacttcttctttaataaaagaagaaactaataaatgataaaaattcatttaaataaaataaagggaaaTTACTCATTAATCACATAAAAACGATGGTATTGATGTGAAATAAGGTAAATTTTGGTTAGAATACGTATGCCCTGATACATTGATACATTGAGAAACAAGTCTTAAAAGCAACTAATAAAGCACAACACATGAAAATTCAGTAAGCTTAAGCTGCTTTTCGAGCAACAAAATCCCTAAAAGCATCTAATGCAGCAACCGAACTTGTTGGAAAGCCATGCTCAAACTTGGCACTAAGCCTAACAGCTCGTTGTTTCATGTCTTCATCATCCATCAGCATCTCAATTCCCTTCACTATATCATCCTTCTTGATTTTCTCTGAAATTTCATCAGAAATCTGATACCCCACTTTCAGAAAACTCACCACCAATTTGGCATCATGGTGTTGGTCGCCTCTGATTGGCcatgccaaaaatgggacccCACGCCCAATTGCTTCCACAGTTGAATTCCATCCACAGTGTGATAAAAATCCTCCTGTTGATGGGTGGCTCAGTATCAACAGCTGTGGTGCCCATCCATGTATTATCAAACCCCTTTTACCCACCCGTTCTTCCAATCCATGAGGGAAATACCCTTCTTCAGCTTTTGAACCGGCATGGGGCGGACCCGGCGGTCTACCTGAACCGGATTGGACCACCCATATGAATGGCCGGTTTGATGCTTCTAATGCCTCTGCCAGTATTGAGAACTCCTCCACAGTAGGACCAACCTCGCTTCCGAATGACACATATAGTACTGATCCTTTTGACTTTGAATCTAACCAGTCAATCACCTCGTCCTCGCTGATGTTGGATCTTCGATTACTGGTTCGGAGTTTGCCGTCGCGGAGAATTGAACCGTCTGATTTCCAGTATTGTTCAGGCAAAAGCGGGCCCACTCCCCAAACCGGTTTCCCAATTTGTTTGGCTAGGTATTCTATAAAAGGGCACTCCAAATCATCACACGTGTTGATCATCAAGGCAATAGAGCGGTCTGCTTCATCTACCCAAGGAGGTCGACCTCCTGGTTTGGGTGGGCCCCTTCTTTGCTGCCCAGGTCCACCAAAAGGTGGGGGAAAGTCTGCACCTGGTCCTAACGGTGGAGGCAGGCCATGTGGAGGAAAATTTCCACCTAAGCTTAGTGGTGGGCCATCGCTATGCCCACTAGGAGGTGGACCAGGTGGAGGAAAACCTGCACCTGCCCCTGGTGGTGGACTGCCGCCATGAATGGGTGGCGGAGGCTCCCGAGAATGTTGTTTCAGATCAGATAGCGTGAGGGCCATTTCTTCGGGTAGCCCGGGGAGCAAACGGGTCTCCCCGGATTTGATATCCAAGGGTTGGGCCTTCCACATGGCATACTCCATGGCAGCAGAGCAAGCACCGGAGGTGAAGAAGGCCACAGTTGGAATTccaaatttcttaaaaatcTCGGCATTCCAGCCCACCATGACGTCAAGGACAGCACAAACGGGTGTTGCAGAATCCGGATTATCGGATCGGGTCGTGAGCAGCTTTTCAAGGCCAACGCCCATCTGATTATGGTGATCATGGTGGGGGCGGGGAGGGCCAGAGCTGGGCTGAGGCAGCGGAGAGGAACCAGACGACGATGTTGGTGGGATTTCATCTGGGATTTCAACGATTTGGACAAGTGGGAATTGGCGGAGAGATGAAGGGACAGAGGAGGAGAGGTTGGAGGAAATGACGAAAACGGCTTTGAAGTTTCTGGAGGCTAGTTGCTTGCAGAGCTCCATTAATGGGAACAGATGGCCCTGCCCAAAAAATGGAACGATCCATATCTCATTTGCCATCTTCAATTTGGTTgtgttttggatttggatatgGTTCTGAGTTTTTATAGaagaatggagaagaagaaagcttAGCTACGAAGGAATTGATGTTCAAAAGAGAGCTGATGACACGGGCTGTCTGCTTGGTAGGAGTgggattttgaagtttttaatgaaaaaggAGGGTTTTGACTGTTAGGTTCGCTGAAACATTTGAAGGGGAAACTTCCAACATGCAGGAGATCTCTTTGAAACGAGGACACTTGGCAACGgtgatattattttattattttattgtttagattattaatttttattttaattgctATGAGTGTGAAATTCTAAAACCGAGTAACCGACCATTGAGATTAGGTCGGTGTACACCGATAAGCAATGAATGTCGATTCATCATGAACAAGTCATGTAAAGGTGAatttcatattataatgtGGAGAGACAGTTAGGTGAAAAGATTCTGACTGTAGGGTATTATGGATTGGCTTCCATGATTGATTTGTTAATGCAGTATATTGGTTTGTTTTGACGTAAGCGATATTAGGAAGGGAAATTTGAATACTGGACTTCCGAGGTCAAGATCTTAACTACTTGGGCTACAAATTTACAAAGTTATTGCCGACCATGGAGGTGGGCCGAACCGAACTGTGCCGACCTCTAGTTTACACATACAAGCTACTTAAATACGTTTTGAACACGGATTTGGGGTGAAACTTGtttttatgtatatttatatagacAACTAGCATATCCTGCATATTTTGTTAGTAGTTCATTCTCAAATACTTATCAAATTTTGACAACATTGAAGCAAATGCTGTAATAGCTTTATACTACTTTTCTTATAATACAGAAGGCACAAAGATGATATGCTTTACTTCTCACCGAATGAGCTGATTAGGCAACAAAAACTCAAGCCGATGGAAGAATATCTAAAGCCACTTCCTTGAGCGACGGCATAGCTTCCTGCTGGTGCAAACAAACGTATCTGTTCCTCACTTTTCTGAACACTTTCCATGGACCTGGGTAGCACCTAAATGCAGCACAATAAATCAATACATAAAAGGTTAATAAGTTTTTCGTATCACAGACctgttgaaaagaaaaacagcaCACAACTATCTCCTGGTTTGTACATAACTGAAACAGATAGAATATGAGTAGCTAGCAAACCTGAAAAGGGTCCCTCCATTGCGTCCCTTAAAATTGTGAATGTAGTATACAGTCTCCATAACTGGAAATAGGGTCTGGGAAAGTGCAGCGAGTTTCGGGTAGAAGAAAGGCGGATAATCTTATTTCATGCAAGAAAAACGGTCATGAATGTCACGGAAAAGATCACTAATGGTTTCAAGAATTATGCTTCATGGTTTGGATTCTCAAAAATCTTAATGCATTATCCTAATGCTGTAATGCATTCATCGCTTGTAATAGGAATGCAATGGCACTGATCGATTGAtaccaaaaatataaagaaaatcgCCAATACTGGTATAATAGTGGGCATAAATAATGATGTGCATAACTATATTGGATGGATGGAGAATATATATTAAGAGCATCTAAAATTTGCAAAGGATACACCCAGATCTTATGCGGTCAAGTTCTccattgaaaataattaggttCCTGGAAGTGTTCTCAACAGCTTCTTTGTAAAGTTCTTCAACCACGAGCATTTCTGCATTGCAAGAAATAAGTACAAATTGATGACTAACTGTTGGGAGATTAATTCAGAATTTAGTCAATTATGTGTCCAGAAATGTATATTCAATTATGTGAGGTTTACTGATATGAGAAGAGAAATAGAAGAGGATAAATAGTTTCAAAAGTCATCTTAGTGCTGTCTAGAAACTCTGTATAGCCATAACCATACATATCATTTATGTCTTTGTTAGATATATGTCGATGTAATATTTCCTTGCTATAAACACCACCACACAATCATTATGTAGATTATGTTTTCGCTGTGTTATATTTTCTAACATGTTAGAGCTGATGGTTTGAATCCTACCCTCATCCAAACAGAGCACAAAATATAATGGCCGtttcaaaataaaagttttGCCACCGAAAGACAAGAAAAGAGACAAagctaataaataaaagcagcAAAAACAACACGAGCAAACAGgtaaaacaagaacaagaacaagactAGCAAAGAGGTAAAACAAGAACTGCTGAAATTAGAGATGTACCCTCCATTAAATCCAAGAAATGCAAATGAAACAAAAGCAGGAATGAGAACAATGTAGCTTAGTTTGGAACTCTCACCAAATAGTCAAAAAGAACTAGCTTAGAATACTGGGATACAAGGGTAAAAGCTCATCCTGAGCATGGCCATCCTCATATGGCCGTGGGAGTAATAGTGTTACCAGTGGGTcaaagaagaaacaagaaaacgaAGTAAAGAGAGATTGCAGGCCTTAAAAAGAAGAGGATATGTTGCAGGCCTTGGAATAAATTATTTGTTGCAGGGATTGTGGAGCACACAGACGTATTTGCAAGAAAGAGGGAGAAATCATTAGGAAAGTGTTGAAGGTAATTTGCAAGAACTAGAACGCAACTCAGACATCAAGAAAAGGGTGATGAGAAAATCCAAAACATTCAGATTTGAAAAATTGTAAACTCATGTATTTAGAAATGCAGAGTTATTGAAAAACCTAGCTAATGGTCTAGATAAAGAACCTTCATGTAATCCACTGAAGATAAGAGGAACAGAAGAAAGAGAATTAGAAGTTTGAAAGCACATCTTATTGTTATATATCTAGGagctcaattttctcttccatttcttATTGGTTCGAACTTGGTCTTTGCTTCTTTGCTATGATCATATACTACACACATCccatataaagaaaaatgtgtTCCCTCCCTCTGCATTAGATTTTAGAACAATTATAAGAAGGGATATTTGGAACTACCATTGACATTAAAATATGGATAGGCAGCCAGGAAAAGTTCATCTTCTGGCTTCACACggtctttcattttcactttctcaacaaaaccaaaatcctCAAAAAATGATGGCTTCGTCAGATAGTCCAGCTTGAAGGAAGCTCCTTCAAAAA
This genomic interval carries:
- the LOC18775918 gene encoding indole-3-acetate beta-glucosyltransferase, with amino-acid sequence MANEIWIVPFFGQGHLFPLMELCKQLASRNFKAVFVISSNLSSSVPSSLRQFPLVQIVEIPDEIPPTSSSGSSPLPQPSSGPPRPHHDHHNQMGVGLEKLLTTRSDNPDSATPVCAVLDVMVGWNAEIFKKFGIPTVAFFTSGACSAAMEYAMWKAQPLDIKSGETRLLPGLPEEMALTLSDLKQHSREPPPPIHGGSPPPGAGAGFPPPGPPPSGHSDGPPLSLGGNFPPHGLPPPLGPGADFPPPFGGPGQQRRGPPKPGGRPPWVDEADRSIALMINTCDDLECPFIEYLAKQIGKPVWGVGPLLPEQYWKSDGSILRDGKLRTSNRRSNISEDEVIDWLDSKSKGSVLYVSFGSEVGPTVEEFSILAEALEASNRPFIWVVQSGSGRPPGPPHAGSKAEEGYFPHGLEERVGKRGLIIHGWAPQLLILSHPSTGGFLSHCGWNSTVEAIGRGVPFLAWPIRGDQHHDAKLVVSFLKVGYQISDEISEKIKKDDIVKGIEMLMDDEDMKQRAVRLSAKFEHGFPTSSVAALDAFRDFVARKAA
- the LOC18776697 gene encoding protein LOW PSII ACCUMULATION 3, chloroplastic, with the translated sequence MPLSEVPFSVVPSLPSRKVAAVTCNCLPPKTYGGNFSTRKVAAAFSVSRNLKFLANSASRDDNDATASVEFDDVSIPTDYSELLEQARKATDLALKDNKQLMEIEFPTSGLESVPGDGEGGIEMTESMQLIREFCNRLINPEKATRTRIFFPEASEVKFARESVFEGASFKLDYLTKPSFFEDFGFVEKVKMKDRVKPEDELFLAAYPYFNVNEMLVVEELYKEAVENTSRNLIIFNGELDRIRSGYYPPFFYPKLAALSQTLFPVMETVYYIHNFKGRNGGTLFRCYPGPWKVFRKVRNRYVCLHQQEAMPSLKEVALDILPSA